One genomic window of Actinoalloteichus hoggarensis includes the following:
- a CDS encoding VOC family protein, producing the protein MAGSEVTAFISYAHVRDVRRSIGFYQTVGLPLVESVEHGGRPVWALLGSGAARVMLAAADEPIERDRQGVLFYLYVTGLAELHRGLAELGLDPGPITRPEHMPAGEFRLTDPDGYVLLIGDPTGQARD; encoded by the coding sequence ATGGCCGGGTCCGAAGTCACCGCGTTCATCTCCTACGCCCACGTTCGCGACGTCAGGCGTTCGATCGGCTTCTATCAGACCGTGGGTCTCCCGCTGGTGGAGTCGGTCGAACACGGGGGTCGCCCCGTCTGGGCGCTGCTCGGCTCCGGTGCCGCGCGGGTCATGCTCGCGGCGGCCGACGAGCCGATCGAGCGCGATCGGCAAGGCGTGCTCTTCTATCTGTACGTCACCGGGCTGGCCGAACTGCATCGCGGCCTCGCCGAGCTGGGGCTCGATCCCGGACCGATCACGCGGCCCGAGCACATGCCCGCCGGGGAGTTCCGGCTGACGGACCCGGACGGCTACGTCCTGCTGATCGGCGACCCCACCGGGCAGGCTCGGGACTGA
- a CDS encoding Lrp/AsnC family transcriptional regulator translates to MELDDLDWALLDHLQADARTSYNELARRVGASAPTVAARVRRMEESEVITGYRAEVDPSGVGLGVQALVRMKCYGPRCITLRPEQISDWPEVLGVLRLTGDICSLVHVATPDVARLERLLERLWEYGETASAMILSWPVPMRGVRRPPAPPGGARERPGSATRP, encoded by the coding sequence ATGGAGCTGGACGACCTCGACTGGGCGTTGCTCGACCACCTGCAGGCCGACGCCCGCACGTCCTACAACGAACTGGCCCGCCGAGTCGGCGCCTCCGCGCCGACCGTCGCCGCGCGGGTCCGCAGGATGGAGGAGTCCGAGGTCATCACCGGCTACCGAGCCGAGGTCGATCCCTCCGGCGTCGGGCTCGGGGTGCAGGCGTTGGTGCGGATGAAGTGTTACGGCCCCAGGTGCATCACGCTGCGACCGGAGCAGATATCGGACTGGCCCGAGGTGTTGGGCGTGCTGCGACTCACCGGCGACATCTGCTCCCTCGTCCATGTCGCCACGCCGGACGTCGCGAGGCTGGAGCGGCTGCTGGAACGACTGTGGGAGTACGGAGAGACCGCGAGCGCCATGATCCTGTCCTGGCCCGTTCCGATGCGCGGCGTACGTCGCCCGCCCGCACCGCCGGGCGGCGCGCGGGAACGGCCGGGCTCCGCGACGCGGCCCTGA
- a CDS encoding NUDIX hydrolase: MAERSDRLRWRIHGERTVYDNRWVKLKLVDVEPPDGSRFEHHVVKLDHVVIALVVNEREEVLTLWRYRFAIDQWGYELIGGLVEEGEELAGTAAREVEEETGYRPVGEPEHLISFQPLPGMVDSPVDVFVIRDVEKVGEPTDAEEAARLEWIPIARMVELVGRGEVLGAGAIVPLMYYLASRGSGAAGSR; this comes from the coding sequence GTGGCCGAACGCAGTGATCGTTTGCGATGGAGAATTCACGGCGAACGCACCGTCTACGACAACCGGTGGGTGAAGCTCAAGCTGGTGGACGTGGAGCCGCCGGACGGCAGCCGGTTTGAGCACCACGTGGTGAAGCTTGACCACGTGGTGATCGCGCTCGTGGTCAACGAGCGTGAGGAGGTGCTGACGCTGTGGCGGTACCGGTTCGCGATCGATCAATGGGGCTATGAGCTGATCGGCGGCCTCGTCGAGGAGGGCGAGGAGTTGGCCGGCACGGCGGCTCGTGAGGTGGAGGAGGAGACGGGGTACCGGCCGGTGGGGGAGCCGGAGCACTTGATCTCGTTCCAGCCGTTGCCGGGGATGGTGGACTCCCCGGTGGACGTCTTCGTGATCCGGGACGTCGAGAAGGTTGGCGAGCCGACCGACGCCGAGGAGGCCGCCCGGTTGGAGTGGATTCCGATCGCGCGGATGGTGGAGCTGGTCGGCCGGGGCGAGGTGTTGGGGGCCGGGGCGATCGTGCCGCTCATGTACTACCTGGCGTCACGCGGCTCCGGTGCTGCCGGTTCCCGGTAG
- a CDS encoding tryptophan 2,3-dioxygenase — translation MKTPACPLVGPTADFDATTPYDDYVRADTLTRLARTRTDDPAEMAFLVTSQVMELWFSLIVHEWRSAVASLDRDDLQGALEALRRSLRELAALNAAWQPIARLTPAQFESYRPALGNASGFQSARYRELEFLLGEKSASLINPHRNAPRAHVELVEALHAPSLYDATLEFLHRRGFSLPDEVRERDRTRTHPAHPAVEQAWARVYAGAERELVDLGEVLTDIAEGFWRWRSDHLMATRRAMGGRAGSGGSSGVAWLERRAGRLVFPELWTVRTNV, via the coding sequence GTGAAGACGCCCGCCTGTCCGCTTGTCGGCCCCACGGCCGACTTCGACGCGACGACGCCCTACGACGACTACGTCCGAGCCGACACGCTGACCCGCCTCGCGCGAACCAGGACCGACGACCCGGCCGAGATGGCCTTCCTCGTGACCAGTCAGGTGATGGAGCTCTGGTTCAGCCTGATCGTCCATGAATGGCGCTCCGCCGTCGCCTCGCTCGACCGTGACGACCTCCAGGGCGCGTTGGAGGCCCTGCGGCGCAGCCTGCGCGAGCTGGCCGCGCTCAATGCGGCATGGCAGCCCATCGCACGCCTCACCCCCGCCCAGTTCGAGTCCTACCGGCCTGCGTTGGGCAACGCCTCCGGGTTCCAGTCGGCGCGATACCGCGAGCTGGAGTTCCTGCTCGGCGAGAAGTCCGCGAGTCTGATCAACCCGCATCGCAACGCCCCGCGGGCGCATGTGGAGCTGGTCGAGGCACTGCACGCGCCGAGCCTCTACGACGCGACCCTGGAGTTCCTGCATCGCCGAGGCTTCAGCCTCCCCGACGAGGTCCGCGAACGGGATCGCACTCGCACGCACCCGGCCCACCCGGCCGTCGAACAGGCCTGGGCCCGGGTGTACGCCGGCGCCGAGCGCGAACTGGTGGACCTCGGCGAGGTGCTGACCGACATCGCCGAAGGATTCTGGCGATGGCGCTCGGACCACCTGATGGCCACCCGACGGGCGATGGGCGGCCGAGCAGGCAGCGGCGGATCGTCGGGAGTCGCGTGGTTGGAGCGTCGAGCGGGCAGACTGGTCTTCCCCGAACTGTGGACGGTGCGAACGAATGTCTGA
- a CDS encoding NAD-dependent epimerase/dehydratase family protein, whose amino-acid sequence MSEVFVTGVTGYIGGSIAAGLLAAGHRVTGLTRDPAKDEALRDFGITPLRGELDDLELLRDQAARSDAVVNAASSDHRAAVDALIEGLAGTGRPLLHTSGTSVVSDQAGGEASDRVFTETTEYRPVPDKIARVELDRAVVAAAERGVRSVVLCNSLIYGTGRGLRRDSLQVPELIRQARESGVARHVGAGANVWSTVHIDDLVDLYLVALDSAAAGSFFYVENGEVSFAALTAAIAESLGLGEPRGWDEESAAAEWGEEVARHALASNSRVRSDLARSVLGWRPRHSSVLDWIRAETSR is encoded by the coding sequence GTGTCCGAGGTGTTCGTGACCGGCGTGACCGGCTACATCGGTGGTTCGATCGCGGCAGGCCTGCTCGCCGCGGGGCATCGAGTCACCGGTCTCACCCGGGACCCGGCGAAGGACGAGGCGCTGCGTGACTTCGGGATCACGCCCCTGCGCGGCGAACTCGACGATCTCGAGCTGTTGCGGGATCAGGCGGCGCGATCCGACGCTGTGGTCAACGCGGCGAGCAGTGATCATCGGGCGGCGGTCGACGCGCTCATCGAGGGCCTGGCCGGCACCGGGCGACCGCTGCTGCATACCAGCGGTACGAGCGTGGTCAGCGACCAGGCGGGCGGCGAGGCATCCGACCGGGTGTTCACCGAGACCACGGAGTACCGCCCTGTCCCGGACAAGATCGCACGGGTCGAGTTGGACCGTGCGGTGGTGGCGGCGGCGGAACGTGGAGTCCGCTCCGTGGTGTTGTGCAACTCCCTCATCTACGGCACCGGGCGCGGCCTGCGTCGAGACAGCCTCCAGGTGCCGGAGCTGATCCGACAGGCCCGCGAGAGCGGCGTCGCCCGGCATGTCGGTGCGGGGGCCAACGTGTGGTCGACGGTGCACATCGACGACCTCGTCGACCTCTACCTCGTCGCTCTGGACTCGGCGGCGGCGGGCTCCTTCTTCTACGTGGAGAACGGCGAGGTCTCCTTCGCCGCGCTGACCGCCGCCATCGCGGAGTCGCTCGGACTCGGCGAGCCGCGGGGCTGGGACGAGGAGAGCGCGGCGGCCGAATGGGGTGAGGAGGTGGCGCGACACGCACTCGCCTCGAACAGCCGAGTCCGTTCGGATCTCGCGCGTTCGGTGCTGGGATGGCGACCTCGCCATTCGTCGGTGCTCGACTGGATTCGTGCGGAGACGTCCCGGTGA
- a CDS encoding tetratricopeptide repeat protein, whose protein sequence is MMIGRALRLNISVASENALKVMLSRWENGRDEVASPDYQRLFREVYGRTNEELGFPPMPINEGTEELRDRLLIARNLDTGTLDLFQRQINDLRSADLRFGAVAVLDQLNGHISQIENLRDFTVSTAHRRRLSALITDARTLAGWTALDRGSALQAWRYHEDAKVSAREAEAPHLLAHAAAQQAVILIDLGETAAAVELLEFARDVAGNRVPPLLAAWLAAAHGEGLAAVGRHDDALRAFDQAAATLPDDPADPSLPFLLLDAGNLARWRGSALLRLGDREAIEHLEDAVRELTASPRAAVRGQTGMYVDLAYAHAAAGDRDAALNYARQAKRLAAQIGSDRQRQRLTALELPGTGSTGAA, encoded by the coding sequence ATGATGATCGGCCGCGCCCTTCGCCTGAACATCTCCGTCGCCTCGGAGAACGCATTGAAGGTGATGCTCTCCCGGTGGGAGAACGGGCGCGACGAGGTCGCCAGTCCCGACTACCAACGCCTGTTCCGGGAGGTCTACGGCCGGACTAACGAAGAACTCGGATTCCCGCCGATGCCGATCAACGAGGGAACCGAGGAACTACGGGACCGTCTGCTGATCGCCCGGAACCTCGACACGGGCACCCTCGATCTGTTCCAACGTCAGATCAACGACCTCCGCAGCGCGGATCTCAGGTTCGGTGCCGTCGCGGTACTGGATCAACTCAACGGCCACATCAGCCAGATCGAGAACCTGCGGGACTTCACGGTGAGCACCGCGCATCGCCGACGGCTGTCCGCTCTCATCACCGACGCCCGCACCCTTGCGGGCTGGACAGCCCTGGACAGGGGTTCGGCGTTGCAGGCATGGCGATACCACGAGGACGCGAAGGTCTCTGCCCGCGAAGCCGAGGCACCGCACCTGCTGGCACACGCCGCAGCTCAACAGGCCGTGATCCTCATCGACCTCGGCGAGACAGCCGCCGCCGTCGAGCTGCTGGAGTTCGCCCGCGACGTCGCAGGAAACCGAGTTCCGCCGCTGCTGGCCGCGTGGCTGGCCGCCGCCCACGGCGAGGGACTGGCCGCCGTCGGACGCCACGACGACGCCCTTCGCGCCTTCGACCAGGCCGCCGCGACACTCCCGGACGACCCCGCCGACCCTTCGTTGCCGTTCCTGCTGCTGGACGCCGGGAACCTAGCCCGCTGGCGCGGGAGCGCCCTCCTACGACTCGGCGACCGCGAGGCGATCGAACACTTGGAAGACGCCGTGCGGGAGCTGACCGCGTCACCCAGAGCGGCCGTGCGCGGCCAGACCGGCATGTACGTCGATCTCGCCTACGCCCACGCCGCCGCAGGCGACCGCGACGCGGCCCTGAACTACGCCCGCCAAGCGAAGCGCCTCGCCGCACAGATCGGCTCCGACCGCCAACGCCAACGACTCACCGCCCTAGAGCTACCGGGAACCGGCAGCACCGGAGCCGCGTGA
- a CDS encoding alpha/beta fold hydrolase, producing MSDAPRDLTIDAAGVPIAVRDHGGRGCPILLVHGLGGNLLAWDLVVPPLLAHHRVVAVDLRGHGASGDAPWDWDAALDDLDTVIATLGLDRPAVVGHSLGGMLAGRWARRHPDRVAISLDGHRSQTTDTEHYADIAPDELHAALTALTALFDAQLAGMGSHLTAEQADALARRQAEHAAAAGLPPEMMVAQFRRSLAPDGDGFVTRPSAELAGGLRTSPEMLDSLPVFAETVSPLLLVLATRNLPGQPPEFDALAAAHRAGLRRDVVPLIAANPLLRVVDADASHGLVVERPDLVAELIVDFVAEQGVRPDAAR from the coding sequence GTGTCTGACGCGCCACGAGACCTGACCATCGACGCCGCCGGGGTTCCGATCGCGGTGCGAGACCACGGCGGGCGTGGCTGCCCGATCCTGCTGGTCCACGGTCTGGGCGGCAATCTCCTGGCCTGGGACCTCGTCGTCCCGCCGCTGCTCGCCCACCACCGGGTCGTCGCCGTCGACCTGCGCGGCCACGGCGCTTCGGGCGACGCCCCGTGGGACTGGGACGCGGCGCTCGACGATCTCGACACGGTGATCGCGACGCTCGGGCTGGACCGGCCTGCCGTGGTCGGCCACTCGCTCGGCGGCATGCTCGCCGGGCGGTGGGCTCGTCGGCATCCCGATCGCGTGGCGATCAGCCTGGACGGACATCGGTCTCAGACGACCGACACCGAGCACTACGCCGACATCGCACCGGACGAACTGCACGCCGCGCTCACGGCGCTCACCGCGCTCTTCGATGCCCAGCTCGCGGGCATGGGCAGTCATCTCACGGCGGAGCAGGCGGACGCCCTCGCCCGCCGGCAGGCCGAGCACGCGGCGGCGGCGGGGCTGCCGCCGGAGATGATGGTCGCGCAGTTTCGGCGGTCGCTCGCCCCCGACGGCGACGGATTCGTCACCCGTCCCAGCGCCGAGCTGGCCGGCGGTCTTCGGACCTCACCCGAGATGCTGGACTCGCTCCCGGTCTTCGCCGAGACCGTCAGCCCGCTCCTGCTCGTGCTCGCGACGAGGAACCTGCCGGGGCAGCCGCCGGAGTTCGACGCCCTGGCCGCGGCGCATCGGGCCGGACTGCGTCGGGACGTCGTCCCGCTTATCGCCGCGAACCCGTTGCTGCGAGTGGTCGACGCCGATGCCAGTCATGGTCTGGTGGTGGAGCGTCCGGATCTGGTCGCCGAGTTGATCGTCGACTTCGTGGCCGAGCAGGGTGTCCGACCGGACGCGGCGCGGTGA
- a CDS encoding DUF998 domain-containing protein gives MTAVFLLCGVIGSLLFVITFLIDGATRPGYRPVRHPVSALALGSRGWVQTTNFIVCGLLMTAGALGILLATEHPWLALAAAVFGLSLVASGVFPMDPMRGYPPGTPEGTPEDTSRTHGLHDWAGMGVFAALPVTTFIATLQSTDLLSTVYSGATTAALVVLFFSFGQAWENDAPRTGLIQRVMIIIGWVWFAVFCGSLLV, from the coding sequence ATGACTGCTGTGTTTCTCCTCTGTGGCGTCATCGGCAGTCTGCTGTTCGTCATCACCTTCCTGATCGACGGCGCGACCAGGCCCGGCTACCGCCCAGTTCGCCATCCGGTCAGCGCGCTCGCACTCGGCTCTCGGGGATGGGTGCAGACCACGAACTTCATCGTGTGCGGCCTCCTGATGACGGCAGGCGCACTCGGCATCCTGCTGGCGACGGAGCACCCATGGCTCGCCTTGGCCGCCGCGGTGTTCGGCCTGTCGCTGGTCGCATCCGGCGTCTTCCCGATGGACCCCATGCGCGGCTATCCGCCGGGGACCCCGGAAGGAACGCCGGAAGACACGAGCCGAACCCACGGCCTGCACGACTGGGCGGGCATGGGAGTCTTCGCCGCACTGCCCGTCACCACGTTCATCGCGACTCTGCAGTCGACGGACCTGCTGTCGACCGTCTACTCCGGAGCCACCACCGCGGCGCTGGTCGTACTCTTCTTCTCCTTCGGCCAGGCCTGGGAGAACGACGCGCCGCGCACCGGCCTCATCCAGCGCGTCATGATCATCATCGGCTGGGTCTGGTTCGCGGTCTTCTGCGGCAGTCTCCTGGTCTGA
- a CDS encoding MarR family winged helix-turn-helix transcriptional regulator, translating into MSSHEDDVEVRAQGWRALTALHARLEDRLERALQAEFRLSVTEYTALDVLNRQHDHHLRMSSLADAVVLSQSATTRLVSRLEGQGLLSRYICATDRRGIYTEVTEAGRSLLAKARTVHDHTLAAALTEAAERPELTGLVAALRETVWAPDR; encoded by the coding sequence GTGTCCAGTCACGAGGACGACGTCGAGGTGCGCGCGCAGGGCTGGCGTGCCCTGACCGCGCTGCATGCCAGGCTGGAGGATCGCCTGGAACGCGCGCTCCAGGCGGAGTTCCGGCTCAGCGTCACCGAGTACACCGCGCTCGACGTCCTCAACCGCCAGCACGATCACCACCTGCGGATGAGCAGCCTCGCCGACGCCGTGGTGCTGAGCCAGAGCGCGACGACCCGCCTGGTGAGCAGGCTCGAGGGTCAGGGTCTGCTGTCTCGATACATCTGCGCGACCGATCGACGTGGCATCTACACCGAGGTCACCGAGGCGGGCCGATCGCTGCTGGCCAAGGCCAGGACGGTGCACGATCACACACTGGCGGCGGCGTTGACCGAGGCCGCGGAGCGACCGGAGCTCACGGGACTGGTCGCCGCACTACGCGAGACCGTCTGGGCGCCCGACCGGTAG
- a CDS encoding ATP-dependent nuclease has translation MDIQLRSVNLVSGDRVDLVSGVNVIVGPNNSGKSMLLSELWELINREPFGYRPKTTVVESYEMAYGPTVDSFVKHISEVHLARPAGHYNGNTYSETNYLIAGGGVITHSDLSRIWNSQDGIGQVATSAYCLFLGAGGRLAMSNDSQMFNLRTDHPTLPAQRMYSDRTIERTVSEATERAFGFPLSVNRYSGSEITLHVGNVSSPETMPPSEEYLRELFELPLLRDQGDGVRAFIGMLLPIVTSQYPLVIIDEPEAFLHPPQAYLFGKLLSEQRNNGTQIIIATHSEDIIKGVASVGSSENISISRITRANRGNSVSQIDTSALRQLFTDPLLKFYPVLGGLFSQGTILCESDSDCTYYRAILDSQPDVEGVKSAARKNVHFSYGNGLSRMARMADVLIAAGVPAAVIVDIDFLRDDADFSRLVTVMGGTPEHFKTHRNVISSVVSGWGSKVNRIAARARTAAAFDSSADKFLSNSEIKEIQESVSPVSGWRRLKADGVQILSGNSISSFRVIDQGLRELGIFVVPCGELERFHKDVPSRNKAEWLRVVIETERFKSSTEARLLIDSVIDYIAEPRSRSSAGTRGRKRED, from the coding sequence GTGGACATCCAACTAAGAAGCGTCAATCTGGTATCAGGAGATCGCGTTGACCTGGTGAGCGGAGTCAACGTAATAGTAGGCCCCAACAATTCAGGAAAAAGTATGCTGCTGAGTGAACTTTGGGAGCTCATCAACCGAGAACCATTTGGATACCGACCAAAGACTACTGTAGTTGAATCGTACGAGATGGCATATGGACCTACGGTCGATTCATTCGTTAAGCACATTAGTGAAGTGCATCTTGCTCGCCCTGCTGGTCATTATAATGGTAACACTTATTCTGAAACGAACTATCTCATAGCGGGAGGAGGAGTTATCACGCACAGTGACCTTAGTAGAATATGGAACTCGCAAGATGGGATAGGTCAGGTAGCAACGTCTGCCTACTGCCTGTTTCTTGGCGCAGGTGGTCGCCTCGCCATGTCGAATGACAGCCAAATGTTCAACCTCAGAACCGATCACCCAACGCTCCCTGCTCAGCGCATGTACAGTGATCGTACCATCGAGCGCACTGTTAGCGAAGCGACGGAACGAGCATTCGGATTTCCCCTGTCAGTAAATAGATACTCCGGGTCTGAGATTACTCTGCATGTGGGTAATGTCAGCTCGCCGGAAACGATGCCTCCTTCAGAGGAGTACCTGCGCGAGCTATTTGAGCTGCCTCTTCTTCGCGACCAGGGGGACGGAGTAAGGGCATTCATAGGTATGTTGCTTCCAATTGTAACAAGCCAGTACCCGCTCGTCATCATCGACGAGCCGGAAGCATTCCTGCACCCGCCGCAAGCATACCTTTTTGGCAAACTTTTGTCAGAACAGCGAAACAATGGTACGCAAATTATCATTGCCACTCACAGTGAGGATATAATAAAAGGAGTGGCCTCGGTGGGGTCATCGGAGAATATATCGATATCCCGGATAACACGAGCGAATCGCGGAAACTCCGTTTCGCAGATCGACACAAGTGCCCTGAGGCAGCTTTTCACCGATCCTTTGCTGAAATTTTATCCCGTACTAGGCGGCCTATTCTCGCAAGGAACGATTTTATGTGAATCGGACTCTGATTGTACATACTATCGTGCCATACTCGATAGTCAGCCTGATGTGGAAGGTGTGAAAAGTGCTGCAAGGAAGAACGTGCATTTTTCCTACGGAAACGGACTATCAAGAATGGCGCGCATGGCCGACGTGCTTATCGCGGCGGGGGTCCCGGCGGCAGTGATCGTCGATATCGATTTCCTTCGGGATGACGCCGACTTTTCCCGGCTTGTTACAGTCATGGGCGGAACGCCTGAACACTTCAAAACCCATAGGAACGTGATTTCCAGTGTTGTATCCGGATGGGGAAGTAAAGTTAATCGGATCGCCGCAAGGGCTAGAACGGCAGCGGCATTTGATTCAAGCGCGGACAAGTTTCTCTCAAACTCTGAGATAAAAGAAATACAAGAGTCTGTTAGTCCGGTATCCGGCTGGCGGAGGCTTAAGGCTGACGGAGTTCAGATTCTTAGTGGAAACTCTATAAGTTCATTTCGAGTAATCGACCAGGGGCTCCGCGAATTGGGAATATTCGTCGTACCCTGTGGTGAATTGGAACGATTTCACAAAGATGTTCCTTCCAGGAATAAGGCCGAGTGGCTTCGTGTCGTGATTGAAACTGAAAGGTTCAAATCGTCCACTGAGGCTAGGCTGCTAATAGATTCAGTTATCGATTATATTGCTGAACCACGGAGCCGCTCGTCCGCTGGGACGCGTGGCCGTAAGCGGGAAGATTGA
- a CDS encoding kynureninase, with product MSDLDAAGRTGFDDAVSADSAAETAELAERARALDESDPLATVRERFSLPPGVVYLDGNSLGALPSAVPGRVAEAISREWGQGLIASWWDAGWWDAPQRVGELIAPLLGAAPGQVVVGDSTSVNVFRAVVAGWRLARQDDPGRTEIVVDDTTFPTDGYLAASAGRLLGARVRRAHPTDVHAFDERTAVALMNHVDYRTGRRWDLPAVTARAQQAGARIVWDLSHSAGALPVDLDRHGVDLAVGCGYKFLNGGPGAPSYLYVRSELHERLDQPLPGWSSHAEPFAMEPDYRPADGMARARGGTPEILSLLALEAALGVWQGVEIDQVRVKSLALTGFFMDCVAALTAPGRFRVLTPRDDDRGSQVSLSAPDAAELLPRLARAQVIGDHRPPDVLRFGFAPLYVGFADTLRAARILAETAGGRAPAAG from the coding sequence ATGTCTGATCTCGACGCTGCCGGTCGGACCGGGTTCGACGATGCCGTCTCGGCCGACTCCGCGGCCGAGACGGCCGAGCTGGCCGAGCGGGCCCGTGCCCTGGACGAATCCGACCCGCTGGCGACGGTGCGAGAGCGCTTCTCGCTGCCGCCCGGAGTCGTCTATCTGGACGGCAACTCGCTCGGGGCCCTGCCCAGCGCGGTGCCGGGCCGCGTCGCGGAGGCGATCAGCCGCGAGTGGGGTCAGGGCCTCATCGCCTCGTGGTGGGACGCCGGCTGGTGGGACGCGCCGCAACGGGTGGGCGAGCTGATCGCGCCTCTGCTGGGTGCCGCGCCCGGCCAGGTCGTCGTGGGCGACTCGACCAGTGTGAACGTGTTCCGCGCCGTGGTCGCCGGCTGGCGGCTGGCCCGGCAGGACGATCCCGGACGTACCGAGATCGTGGTGGACGACACCACCTTCCCGACCGACGGCTACCTCGCCGCGTCGGCGGGCAGACTCCTCGGCGCGCGGGTTCGGCGAGCGCACCCGACGGACGTCCACGCCTTCGACGAGCGCACCGCGGTCGCCTTGATGAACCATGTCGACTACCGCACCGGGCGCCGCTGGGATCTGCCCGCCGTCACGGCGCGGGCTCAGCAGGCCGGCGCTCGCATCGTGTGGGACCTGTCGCACAGCGCGGGCGCCCTGCCCGTCGACCTGGACCGGCACGGCGTCGACCTCGCCGTCGGGTGCGGTTACAAGTTCCTCAACGGCGGACCCGGGGCCCCGTCCTATCTGTACGTGCGATCCGAGCTGCACGAGCGGCTCGATCAGCCGCTGCCCGGCTGGTCCTCCCACGCGGAGCCCTTCGCGATGGAGCCCGACTACCGGCCCGCCGACGGTATGGCTCGTGCGCGCGGCGGTACCCCCGAGATCCTGTCGCTGCTGGCCCTGGAAGCGGCGCTGGGTGTCTGGCAGGGCGTCGAGATCGATCAGGTGCGAGTCAAGAGCCTGGCGTTGACGGGCTTCTTCATGGACTGCGTCGCGGCGTTGACGGCGCCGGGCCGCTTCCGAGTGCTGACCCCGCGGGACGACGACCGAGGCAGCCAGGTCTCCCTGAGCGCGCCCGACGCCGCCGAGCTGCTCCCTCGGCTGGCCCGGGCACAGGTCATCGGCGACCACCGCCCGCCGGACGTGCTCCGGTTCGGCTTCGCACCGCTGTACGTCGGCTTCGCCGACACGTTGCGGGCGGCACGGATCCTGGCCGAGACGGCCGGAGGACGGGCGCCTGCGGCGGGCTGA
- a CDS encoding 2'-5' RNA ligase family protein: protein MTAIPDAPSPVLTRSALIVPVPSAEPVVGRHRRIMDRSAVGGVPAHVTVLYPFIPPSEIDETVIEAVAEVLRDVPAFDCTFAEVDWFGDHLVWLRPDPDLRFRELTNAVWERFPVHRPYAGVHDPVPHLTVGDAQLADLSTLRRVAEEIATELPITARIDEVRLMAGAYEPDSWRSLATFPLVGE, encoded by the coding sequence ATGACTGCCATCCCCGACGCGCCGTCGCCCGTGCTCACCAGGAGCGCGCTGATCGTTCCGGTGCCCTCGGCCGAACCGGTGGTCGGCCGCCATCGACGGATCATGGACCGGTCGGCCGTCGGCGGCGTACCGGCGCATGTCACGGTGCTGTATCCGTTCATTCCGCCGTCGGAGATCGACGAGACGGTCATCGAGGCCGTGGCCGAGGTGCTGCGGGACGTCCCCGCCTTCGACTGCACCTTCGCCGAGGTGGACTGGTTCGGGGATCACCTCGTCTGGCTGCGTCCCGACCCCGACCTCCGATTCCGTGAGCTCACGAACGCGGTCTGGGAGCGGTTCCCAGTGCATCGTCCCTACGCGGGCGTCCATGACCCGGTGCCGCACCTGACCGTGGGTGACGCCCAGCTCGCCGATCTCTCGACGCTGCGTCGGGTCGCCGAGGAGATCGCGACCGAGCTGCCGATCACGGCGCGCATCGACGAGGTACGGCTGATGGCGGGCGCGTACGAGCCGGACTCCTGGCGGTCGTTGGCGACGTTCCCACTGGTGGGGGAGTAG
- a CDS encoding helix-turn-helix domain-containing protein, with protein sequence MNEDWAAVAEAVNARARELSMRQKEIADASGVSLAIVREIQQGRIQRRRNPRTLEALSLALDWHPQHLTAVLQGQTPPNPDRTAAPIEDPMVPLLNTIIRELRGLRAQVGTLTNRLNEVERSGGEKPPRKG encoded by the coding sequence GTGAACGAGGACTGGGCGGCAGTCGCCGAGGCGGTCAACGCTCGGGCGCGTGAGCTGTCCATGCGACAGAAAGAGATCGCGGATGCTTCCGGCGTCTCGCTGGCGATCGTGCGAGAGATTCAGCAGGGCCGAATCCAGCGGCGCCGCAACCCGCGCACCCTCGAAGCGCTCTCGCTCGCGCTCGACTGGCACCCGCAGCATTTGACCGCCGTATTGCAGGGCCAGACCCCGCCGAATCCGGATCGCACCGCGGCCCCGATCGAAGATCCGATGGTTCCGTTGCTGAACACGATCATTCGGGAGCTTCGCGGGCTTCGTGCGCAGGTAGGGACGCTGACCAACCGTCTCAACGAGGTCGAGAGGTCGGGAGGTGAGAAGCCGCCGAGAAAGGGCTAG